Proteins from a genomic interval of Acetobacterium woodii DSM 1030:
- a CDS encoding GDP-mannose 4,6-dehydratase, whose translation MSKEKSGKTILVTGAAGFIGFHLARKLLEKGYYVLGIDNINDYYDVKLKFDRLEILEYYDNFNFIKGDITDKEMVMKIFEGNTPTIVVNLAAQAGVRNSIENPDVYIESNVVGFFNILEACRNYPVKHLVYASSSSVYGANIKVPFEEADAVDHPVSLYAATKKTNELMAYTYSYLYKIPATGLRFFTVYGPFGRPDMAYFGFVNKYIAGEPINIFNNGDFKNDLYRDFTYVDDIVEGIERVIVQAPVGEIRHNIFNIGNNKPIKLMTFIETLEKTLGNALDCSVVFDKIFQPLKPGDVKVTYASIDKLYKAVGFKPSTSIEEGLQEFSNWYVKYYQMI comes from the coding sequence ATGAGCAAAGAAAAGAGCGGTAAAACAATTCTTGTTACTGGAGCAGCGGGTTTTATAGGTTTTCATTTAGCTAGAAAACTTTTAGAAAAAGGCTATTATGTATTGGGTATTGATAATATCAATGATTACTACGATGTGAAACTAAAATTTGATCGATTAGAGATATTAGAATATTATGATAATTTTAATTTTATAAAAGGCGATATTACCGATAAAGAAATGGTAATGAAAATCTTTGAAGGAAATACGCCAACGATTGTAGTGAATTTAGCTGCACAGGCAGGAGTTCGGAATTCTATTGAAAATCCGGATGTATATATTGAAAGTAATGTGGTGGGCTTTTTTAATATTCTGGAAGCTTGTCGTAATTATCCAGTAAAGCACTTGGTATATGCATCTTCTAGCTCAGTTTATGGAGCTAACATAAAGGTACCATTTGAAGAAGCGGATGCTGTAGATCACCCGGTGTCTCTTTATGCAGCTACAAAAAAAACTAATGAACTGATGGCCTATACTTATAGCTATCTCTATAAAATCCCGGCAACGGGACTTCGCTTTTTTACCGTTTATGGTCCATTTGGTCGACCAGATATGGCTTATTTTGGTTTTGTTAACAAGTATATAGCAGGTGAGCCGATAAATATTTTTAACAATGGCGATTTTAAGAATGATTTATACAGAGACTTTACCTATGTGGATGACATTGTAGAAGGGATTGAGCGAGTTATTGTTCAAGCTCCGGTTGGAGAAATACGACATAATATTTTTAACATTGGGAATAATAAACCGATCAAGCTAATGACGTTTATTGAAACTCTTGAAAAAACATTAGGGAATGCTTTAGACTGTAGCGTTGTTTTTGATAAAATTTTTCAGCCGTTAAAACCTGGTGATGTAAAAGTAACCTACGCTTCTATTGATAAATTATATAAGGCCGTGGGATTCAAGCCATCCACCAGTATTGAAGAAGGCCTGCAGGAATTCTCAAATTGGTATGTTAAGTATTATCAGATGATCTAA
- the aat gene encoding leucyl/phenylalanyl-tRNA--protein transferase — MILDNTKLLFLKVDKIFFKGRIEAFYSRNFKYRGKAYLLNKEMYFPPHTAANKKIRLGPAGELLAIGGDLTPERMIYAYKNGICPCFYNNEPILWWTSEIRCVIYPKDIHISKIVRRFIKQKNFSLTVDKAFSEVVIGCTEGRIDNTWLTPERIVASSVLHDVGFSHSIEVWQEEKLVAGLFGITFGTYFFVASKFTRVNHASKVAMIALAIRMEELNYTMMDCGIWPTDHLKSMGAVIITRDEFLKELNQCSQMPDAVEKWEDLFEKWDLSIAIRNHDIKMQEKQKNMDTL, encoded by the coding sequence ATGATACTGGATAATACTAAACTGTTATTTTTAAAAGTCGATAAAATTTTTTTCAAAGGACGAATTGAGGCATTTTATTCTCGTAATTTTAAATATAGAGGCAAAGCATATTTATTAAACAAGGAGATGTATTTTCCCCCACATACAGCGGCTAATAAAAAAATTAGACTGGGACCGGCAGGAGAATTATTGGCAATTGGAGGAGATTTGACACCGGAGAGAATGATTTATGCGTATAAAAATGGAATTTGTCCTTGTTTTTACAATAACGAGCCGATACTTTGGTGGACATCTGAAATACGTTGTGTAATATATCCAAAAGATATTCATATTTCAAAAATTGTACGAAGATTTATCAAACAAAAGAATTTTAGTTTAACGGTCGATAAGGCTTTTTCTGAAGTTGTGATTGGTTGTACGGAAGGTCGAATCGATAATACCTGGCTTACGCCAGAACGCATAGTAGCATCATCAGTTCTCCATGATGTAGGGTTCTCCCATTCGATTGAAGTCTGGCAGGAAGAGAAGTTGGTTGCCGGGTTATTTGGGATTACATTTGGAACTTATTTTTTTGTCGCTTCAAAATTTACACGAGTGAATCACGCTTCAAAAGTTGCCATGATTGCATTAGCCATTCGAATGGAGGAATTGAATTATACGATGATGGACTGTGGAATTTGGCCGACAGATCATTTAAAATCAATGGGTGCTGTTATCATCACACGTGACGAATTTTTAAAAGAATTAAATCAGTGTTCTCAAATGCCTGACGCTGTAGAAAAGTGGGAAGATTTATTTGAAAAGTGGGATTTGAGTATAGCGATCCGAAACCATGATATTAAGATGCAGGAGAAACAGAAAAATATGGATACGTTATAA
- a CDS encoding DUF2334 domain-containing protein: protein MKRMRHIFRLDDVCETMNWDRFFMLKNVFIKYNIKPIIGVIPNNEDEALKKYPFCEFDFWEEIRTLQDIHNWSIALHGYDHKYLTTESGLLEINKRSEFAGLIKEEQCKKINMGKEIFEQQRIKIAAFMAPAHSYDLITLKCLVENGINVVTDGFGLYPYYKYEILFVPQLFSKPRNTVFRGVYTWCIHTNLISIKNINEIEIFIKNNYNDIGEFNEASNYVRSGSLTNLQRGLTKYFINSSRKMKKIFKK, encoded by the coding sequence ATGAAAAGAATGAGACATATTTTTAGATTAGATGACGTTTGTGAAACGATGAATTGGGATCGTTTTTTTATGTTAAAAAATGTTTTTATCAAATATAATATCAAACCGATTATTGGAGTGATTCCAAATAATGAAGATGAAGCGCTAAAAAAATACCCATTCTGTGAATTCGACTTTTGGGAAGAAATTAGAACTTTGCAAGATATACATAATTGGAGCATTGCTCTTCATGGTTATGATCATAAGTATTTAACCACTGAATCGGGTTTGCTTGAAATAAATAAAAGAAGTGAATTTGCCGGACTAATTAAAGAAGAGCAATGCAAAAAGATTAATATGGGAAAAGAAATATTTGAACAGCAAAGAATTAAAATCGCTGCTTTTATGGCTCCAGCTCATTCTTATGATTTAATCACATTGAAATGCTTGGTTGAGAACGGAATAAACGTAGTTACGGATGGATTTGGTTTATATCCCTACTATAAATATGAAATTTTGTTTGTTCCGCAACTATTTAGCAAACCCCGAAACACTGTATTTCGAGGAGTGTATACATGGTGTATACATACTAACTTAATTTCAATTAAAAATATAAATGAAATTGAGATTTTCATAAAAAATAACTATAATGACATTGGTGAGTTTAATGAAGCTTCAAATTATGTAAGATCTGGATCGCTTACAAATTTACAAAGAGGCCTTACCAAATATTTTATAAACTCATCCAGAAAAATGAAAAAAATATTTAAAAAGTAA
- a CDS encoding tyrosine-protein phosphatase has translation MIDTHIHLLPGVDDGAKDMDIAIQMLQIAMNDGVNEMVLTPHFNIPIYSNQKVIEQYLQLKAYISTAQIDFKIHLGNEIYLSEEDVEGVKKGMAFTMGNTRYVLLELPIHQFYPFHEIMIQDLQKRGYKILLAHVERYDIFKKEPEKLKELIRYGSYGQITSQYIMNKKTRKRALQLIKNGLIHIVASDGHGIEWRPPVMKMAYDIVSETFGKDCAQILFLDNPKLMIENMELATINIKKVKRFHFF, from the coding sequence TTGATAGATACACATATACATCTGCTTCCCGGAGTTGACGATGGTGCAAAAGATATGGATATTGCAATTCAGATGTTACAGATTGCAATGAATGATGGGGTCAACGAGATGGTTTTGACCCCTCATTTCAACATCCCCATCTACAGTAATCAAAAGGTGATCGAGCAGTATCTTCAACTTAAGGCGTATATTTCAACTGCACAAATAGACTTTAAGATACATCTGGGGAATGAGATATATTTAAGTGAAGAAGACGTCGAAGGGGTCAAAAAGGGCATGGCTTTCACTATGGGGAATACACGCTATGTATTATTGGAATTGCCAATCCATCAGTTTTATCCATTTCACGAGATCATGATTCAAGATCTGCAAAAAAGGGGATATAAAATTTTGCTAGCTCATGTTGAACGTTATGATATTTTCAAAAAAGAACCGGAAAAACTTAAGGAATTAATTCGTTATGGGAGTTATGGACAAATAACTTCTCAGTATATTATGAATAAAAAAACGAGAAAAAGGGCGCTTCAACTGATAAAAAACGGTTTGATTCATATTGTTGCTTCAGATGGACATGGGATAGAGTGGCGACCGCCGGTGATGAAAATGGCTTATGACATCGTTTCCGAAACGTTTGGGAAAGATTGTGCGCAGATATTATTTCTTGATAATCCTAAATTAATGATTGAAAATATGGAATTAGCAACGATTAATATAAAAAAAGTGAAAAGATTTCATTTTTTTTAA
- a CDS encoding LCP family protein has translation MNNKKKAILIISISLISLIIGVGGYLLFSRNVNSNEKPANLKSDDTSVSIEDVLNNNNEDLLKLEDIRKPVIFAIYGIDDKTTEDGRSDIIMVVKYDPTLKKMLIVSIPRDTRVDIPGYGMNKINAAYAYGQEQLINQVVENLLDIKLDFTIKLNFDTFSNIIDTLGGVKINAKKQFFASDGTLVVDQGSQLLTGEQALFYVRFRSDDEYDYGRIARQQEVVISLIEYLKTSSLSKKIELVMKYYNQGIETDANLTKITDYIKMSSKDTDIIYENHRLQTYGEIIDGLWYELYHQEDLDTIKALFDHKEEMNLDNWRE, from the coding sequence ATGAACAATAAAAAAAAAGCGATATTGATTATTTCAATAAGTCTTATTTCCTTAATTATTGGAGTTGGTGGTTATCTCCTGTTCAGTCGTAACGTGAATTCGAACGAGAAACCTGCTAATTTAAAAAGTGATGACACAAGCGTCTCAATTGAAGATGTTCTTAACAATAATAATGAGGATTTGCTCAAGTTAGAGGACATACGAAAACCAGTTATTTTCGCTATTTATGGCATTGATGATAAAACAACTGAAGATGGAAGAAGTGATATCATCATGGTAGTTAAATATGATCCGACTTTGAAAAAAATGCTTATTGTTTCGATTCCAAGAGATACAAGAGTTGATATTCCTGGCTATGGGATGAATAAAATAAATGCCGCCTATGCTTATGGGCAAGAGCAATTAATCAATCAAGTTGTCGAAAACCTGTTAGATATTAAACTTGACTTTACAATAAAATTAAATTTTGATACCTTCTCTAATATCATCGATACCTTAGGTGGAGTCAAGATTAACGCTAAAAAGCAATTTTTTGCTTCCGATGGAACGCTTGTTGTTGATCAGGGAAGTCAATTGTTAACGGGAGAACAAGCGCTTTTTTATGTCAGGTTCCGAAGTGATGATGAATACGATTATGGACGGATTGCCAGACAACAAGAAGTGGTAATTTCCCTGATAGAATATTTGAAGACTTCTAGTTTAAGTAAAAAAATCGAATTGGTTATGAAATATTACAATCAGGGAATTGAGACAGATGCTAATCTAACCAAGATAACTGACTATATTAAGATGAGCAGCAAGGATACTGATATTATCTATGAAAATCATCGTCTTCAAACTTACGGCGAAATTATCGATGGCTTATGGTATGAGTTGTATCATCAAGAAGATTTAGATACGATTAAAGCTTTATTTGACCATAAAGAAGAAATGAATTTGGATAATTGGCGAGAATAA
- a CDS encoding oligosaccharide flippase family protein, giving the protein MGTSRTKLFFENFFVYGLGSVLSKIVPLIMLPIVTRLIPDSTYYGLSDLSSIVVSFGSAIAIMGMYDTMFRMFFEKDDLDYKKEVCSTALWFVLVFGIIISIILIFFKSYFSLWIFGDPKYESLLYVTAFSILISALSAIVIAPTRMQNQRKIFLVTNTVAPILAYSVSIPMLLHENYLFAIPSAVLISSTIMLVFFYILNRKWFDFKRLNIPLMKEMLKIGAPLMPIFIIYWIYTSCDRLMISQLMGNSFVGIYGVGSRVASVSQFIYLAFAGGWQYFAFSTMKDKDQVELTSNIFEYLALASFTTFVIIVPFTHFIFELFFTGDYINGYVVFPYLFLSPLILMLFQTIGNQFLVVKKTWPSLIILSAGAAINIALNYYLIIKIGIEGASIATLAGYLFSVIITSVVLLKMKLLIISKRMIAISLIFVLYILLWRISSPIEIFPAILISMATLIMFGALYKLEIHEIYKTGKKIIKDKLAL; this is encoded by the coding sequence ATGGGTACAAGCAGGACAAAGCTTTTTTTTGAAAATTTTTTTGTATATGGACTTGGGAGTGTATTAAGCAAGATTGTTCCCTTAATAATGTTGCCAATTGTGACAAGACTTATACCGGATTCAACTTATTATGGTCTTAGTGATTTAAGTAGTATTGTGGTATCTTTTGGTTCAGCTATTGCTATTATGGGCATGTATGACACAATGTTTAGAATGTTTTTTGAAAAAGACGATCTTGATTATAAAAAAGAAGTTTGTTCGACCGCGTTGTGGTTTGTTTTAGTTTTTGGAATAATAATAAGCATAATTCTTATTTTTTTTAAATCATATTTTTCCTTGTGGATTTTTGGTGATCCAAAATATGAGAGTTTATTGTATGTTACTGCGTTCAGCATTTTAATAAGTGCTTTAAGCGCTATTGTGATTGCTCCGACACGCATGCAAAATCAAAGAAAAATATTTTTAGTAACGAATACAGTAGCCCCCATATTAGCATACAGTGTTTCGATTCCGATGTTACTTCATGAAAATTATCTTTTTGCAATACCATCCGCAGTTTTAATTTCTTCTACAATAATGCTTGTATTTTTTTATATTTTGAATAGAAAGTGGTTTGATTTTAAGCGACTAAACATACCACTGATGAAAGAAATGTTAAAAATAGGCGCACCGCTAATGCCAATATTTATTATTTACTGGATATACACGTCTTGTGACCGGCTGATGATTTCACAACTAATGGGAAACAGTTTTGTTGGAATATATGGTGTTGGATCAAGGGTCGCATCAGTTAGTCAATTTATCTATCTGGCCTTTGCAGGAGGATGGCAGTATTTTGCTTTTTCGACGATGAAGGATAAGGATCAAGTTGAATTAACGTCGAATATTTTTGAGTATCTGGCTTTAGCATCATTTACGACGTTTGTAATAATTGTACCATTTACTCATTTCATTTTTGAATTATTTTTCACCGGGGATTATATTAATGGTTATGTTGTTTTTCCATATTTGTTTTTATCACCACTCATTTTAATGCTGTTTCAGACTATCGGAAATCAATTTCTGGTGGTAAAAAAGACATGGCCTTCGCTAATAATTTTATCGGCAGGAGCAGCAATTAATATTGCGCTAAACTATTATTTAATAATTAAAATTGGAATTGAAGGAGCATCTATTGCAACTTTAGCAGGATACTTATTTAGTGTGATTATTACCTCGGTCGTACTTCTAAAAATGAAACTTTTAATAATATCAAAAAGAATGATTGCGATAAGTTTGATATTTGTTTTATATATTCTATTATGGAGAATAAGCTCACCGATAGAAATATTTCCTGCAATTCTAATATCAATGGCAACGTTAATAATGTTTGGCGCGTTGTATAAACTAGAAATTCACGAAATATATAAGACTGGCAAAAAAATTATTAAAGACAAATTAGCATTGTAA
- a CDS encoding YveK family protein, translating into MNKTGEVDLKELFRIVLKKWWLIILLTIVGFVGAYFGTAKLITPIYEAKTVLYIGRENSGLGTIDVSLGQLEADSQLIIDYKEIALTRLVIDAVVKNTGLNINDNESKNGITGKSSMTYTDFQKNTEIEAINNSRLFTVGFKDPDPEIAKKVSDELAKQLTIAVSQIVGVENIRILDQSTLPVKPISPNILINTIIGGLFGLLFSLFVILIMFLFNDTVKDEDDIKSLIDVSVLGSIPEFKGEAR; encoded by the coding sequence ATGAACAAAACGGGAGAAGTTGATTTAAAAGAGCTATTTAGAATTGTGCTGAAAAAATGGTGGCTGATCATTTTACTGACAATAGTCGGGTTTGTCGGGGCTTATTTTGGTACTGCTAAATTGATAACCCCTATTTACGAAGCAAAGACGGTATTATATATCGGACGGGAAAATTCAGGACTAGGAACAATCGATGTTTCTTTGGGTCAACTTGAAGCAGATAGTCAGTTGATTATCGACTACAAAGAAATTGCTTTAACGCGCTTGGTTATTGATGCGGTAGTTAAAAATACAGGACTAAACATTAACGACAATGAGTCAAAAAATGGTATAACAGGTAAGTCCTCAATGACATATACGGATTTTCAAAAGAACACGGAGATCGAAGCGATTAACAATTCACGACTGTTTACGGTTGGATTTAAAGATCCAGATCCTGAGATTGCCAAAAAAGTTTCAGATGAATTAGCAAAGCAACTAACGATTGCCGTTTCGCAAATTGTTGGGGTCGAAAATATTCGTATTTTAGATCAATCTACGCTTCCAGTTAAACCAATTTCACCGAATATATTAATAAATACAATTATTGGTGGTTTGTTTGGTTTACTGTTTTCGTTATTTGTTATTTTGATTATGTTTTTATTCAATGATACCGTTAAAGATGAAGATGATATAAAAAGTTTAATTGATGTATCAGTGCTGGGAAGTATTCCAGAATTTAAAGGAGAGGCTAGATAA
- a CDS encoding polysaccharide biosynthesis protein has translation MKKKTSRQLFLVVTDILLVNIAFLLALLLHYEGHIPIAIRTIYLNSFIILTIGKILIYRYFELYSSLWSYASVDEFMKILIAGFVTNVFSTVYLILMGAQLFFGVYITAMILEVGFIGGVRFSYRLLRNLKNKNLFNKQEHEKKILIIGSGSTATLIATEIRNHASNYGQVIGFIDDDENKLNKSISGVKVLGNYHDIYGIVYKYHINEIIIAVPTAGPYTVRMVIAECKRTDAKVRIMPGIREVIDGQVSLNKIRGVEIEDLLGRDSVNLHVTEVISYIENKTILVTGGGGSIGSELCRQLAKFNPKKLVILDNYENNAYEIQNELIKEYGTKLNLEIIIASVRDRYNIFTIIGSLRPDVIFHAAAHKHVPLMEHSPREAIKNNAFGTRNVAEAAHEYDVERFVLISTDKAVNPTNIMGASKRICEMIIQGLAKKSKTKFTAVRFGNVLDSNGSVVPLFKKQIKEGGPVTVTHKDIIRYFMTIPEAAQLVIQSGAIAKGGEIFILDMGEPVKIYDLAVDLIKLSGLKLDEDIKIEITGLRPGEKLYEELLMDEEGLTDTKFEKIHIGKPIDIDYTELKKSLDELSQIVKLEDTNQLINTVKRIVPTYRNNTEVNKEKELN, from the coding sequence GTGAAAAAGAAAACAAGCAGGCAGCTATTTCTAGTTGTTACTGATATCTTATTAGTAAATATTGCTTTTCTATTAGCATTGTTGTTACATTATGAGGGTCATATCCCAATCGCGATTAGAACTATTTACCTAAATAGTTTTATCATTTTGACGATTGGTAAAATTTTAATTTATCGGTATTTTGAGTTATATAGTAGTTTATGGTCATATGCTTCAGTGGATGAATTTATGAAAATTCTAATAGCGGGTTTTGTGACAAATGTTTTTAGTACTGTATATCTCATATTAATGGGAGCTCAACTATTCTTTGGCGTTTATATAACAGCAATGATTCTGGAAGTTGGATTTATTGGCGGGGTGCGTTTTAGCTATCGACTGCTTAGAAATCTAAAAAATAAAAATTTATTTAACAAACAGGAACATGAGAAAAAAATATTGATCATTGGAAGTGGATCAACAGCAACTCTGATTGCTACTGAAATCAGAAATCACGCATCAAACTATGGCCAAGTGATTGGTTTTATTGATGATGATGAGAATAAATTGAATAAAAGCATTTCGGGAGTGAAAGTTTTAGGAAACTATCATGACATTTATGGTATTGTCTATAAATATCACATCAATGAAATTATTATTGCAGTTCCGACAGCTGGTCCTTATACGGTAAGGATGGTTATCGCAGAGTGTAAACGAACAGATGCCAAGGTTCGGATTATGCCAGGGATTCGTGAAGTAATAGATGGACAAGTATCGCTTAATAAAATAAGAGGCGTTGAGATAGAAGATCTTTTAGGCAGAGATTCAGTTAATTTACATGTCACAGAAGTAATTAGTTACATTGAGAATAAGACTATTTTAGTAACTGGCGGCGGTGGTTCTATTGGCTCGGAATTATGCCGACAGCTTGCTAAATTTAATCCTAAAAAACTGGTTATTCTTGACAATTATGAAAATAATGCCTACGAAATTCAGAATGAACTAATAAAAGAATATGGAACAAAGCTAAATCTTGAAATTATTATTGCTTCGGTAAGAGATCGCTATAATATTTTTACAATTATAGGAAGCTTGCGACCTGATGTGATATTCCATGCGGCGGCGCATAAACATGTGCCACTAATGGAACATTCACCTCGTGAAGCGATAAAAAACAATGCGTTTGGAACTCGAAATGTGGCTGAAGCGGCTCATGAATATGATGTTGAACGCTTTGTCTTAATCTCGACGGATAAGGCTGTTAATCCGACAAATATCATGGGAGCCAGTAAGCGGATATGTGAAATGATCATTCAGGGTCTTGCCAAAAAAAGCAAAACCAAATTTACGGCAGTCAGATTTGGAAATGTTCTTGATAGTAATGGTTCTGTTGTTCCCCTTTTCAAGAAACAAATCAAGGAAGGTGGGCCGGTTACGGTCACACATAAAGATATTATTCGTTACTTTATGACAATTCCAGAAGCTGCCCAACTGGTGATACAATCCGGGGCAATTGCCAAGGGCGGAGAAATATTTATTCTTGATATGGGAGAGCCAGTAAAAATATATGATTTGGCGGTAGATTTAATTAAACTCTCAGGGCTTAAACTCGATGAAGATATAAAAATTGAAATAACAGGCCTGAGACCAGGAGAGAAACTTTATGAAGAACTGCTTATGGATGAAGAGGGATTAACCGATACTAAATTTGAAAAAATCCATATTGGAAAACCGATTGATATCGATTATACAGAGTTAAAAAAATCACTGGATGAATTATCACAGATCGTGAAATTAGAGGACACAAATCAACTCATTAATACAGTAAAAAGAATTGTTCCTACGTACAGAAATAATACTGAAGTAAATAAAGAAAAAGAATTGAATTGA
- a CDS encoding UDP-glucose dehydrogenase family protein gives MRKIIVAGTGYVGLVAGVCFAEVGHQVTCLDIDETKIEIMKKGISPIYEQDLENLMQKNYASGRLNYTCDYKAAYKEADVIFIGVGTPEQPDGSSNLSHIATVARQIAESIEKDCLVVVKSTVPIGTNDKVEQFIKDFLPENSVFCQENIKNDNPKIRVEVASNPEFLAQGTAVYDTLHAARIIIGTESEWAEEILREIYKPFKLPIVSVNRRSAEMIKYASNDFLALKISYMNDIANLCELVGADIQEVARGMSFDERIGSKFLNAGIGYGGSCFPKDTKALEYLARQNGYELRTIKAAIDVNNDQKTLLYKKASRRLITFSGLKVAILGLTFKPGTDDLRESPSLVNVPLLLEQGADIYAYDPIGVNNFKRKFPEGKNSNGKITYVKTCNEALERANVCFIFTEWEEIKAIQPECFKKCMRTALVYDGRNIYDLEKMKQNGVEYYSIGR, from the coding sequence ATGCGCAAAATAATAGTAGCAGGAACAGGATATGTAGGTCTCGTAGCTGGGGTATGTTTTGCAGAAGTTGGACATCAGGTTACATGTTTAGACATCGACGAAACGAAAATTGAAATAATGAAAAAAGGCATCTCACCAATTTACGAACAAGATTTAGAAAATTTAATGCAAAAAAACTATGCTTCAGGCAGATTAAATTATACATGCGATTACAAAGCCGCATATAAAGAAGCAGACGTTATTTTTATTGGTGTTGGTACACCCGAGCAACCAGATGGTTCGTCAAATCTGAGTCATATCGCAACTGTAGCGAGACAAATTGCTGAATCGATTGAAAAAGATTGTTTGGTGGTTGTAAAATCGACAGTGCCAATTGGAACTAATGACAAAGTTGAGCAGTTCATAAAGGATTTTTTGCCCGAAAATAGTGTTTTTTGTCAAGAAAATATTAAAAATGATAATCCAAAAATCAGAGTTGAAGTTGCATCAAATCCTGAATTTTTGGCACAAGGAACGGCAGTTTACGATACCTTGCATGCCGCGAGAATTATTATTGGGACAGAAAGCGAATGGGCGGAAGAGATATTAAGGGAGATTTATAAACCTTTTAAATTACCGATTGTGTCTGTGAATAGACGGTCTGCTGAAATGATTAAATATGCGTCAAATGATTTTCTGGCATTAAAAATTTCTTATATGAATGACATTGCAAATCTTTGTGAATTAGTAGGAGCAGATATACAAGAGGTAGCTAGGGGAATGAGTTTTGATGAGCGAATCGGTAGTAAATTTTTAAATGCAGGGATTGGTTATGGCGGTTCATGTTTTCCCAAAGATACAAAAGCTCTTGAGTATTTAGCAAGACAAAATGGCTATGAACTTAGAACGATCAAGGCGGCAATTGATGTAAATAATGACCAGAAAACATTGCTTTATAAAAAAGCAAGTAGACGGTTAATTACTTTTAGTGGTTTAAAAGTAGCTATTCTTGGTTTGACTTTTAAACCGGGAACGGATGATTTAAGAGAGAGTCCATCACTGGTGAACGTTCCCTTGTTATTAGAGCAAGGTGCGGATATTTATGCATATGATCCAATAGGGGTAAATAACTTTAAACGAAAATTTCCAGAAGGGAAAAACAGTAATGGTAAGATAACTTATGTCAAAACGTGTAATGAAGCTCTGGAAAGGGCTAATGTTTGTTTTATTTTTACCGAATGGGAAGAAATTAAAGCGATACAACCAGAGTGCTTTAAAAAATGTATGAGAACCGCTTTGGTATATGATGGCAGAAATATTTATGATCTTGAAAAAATGAAACAAAATGGTGTTGAATATTATTCTATTGGACGTTAG